In the genome of Syntrophorhabdaceae bacterium, the window CAATATATCGTATCCTGTCTGAGGGTGAACCTTGATAAGACTGTATTCTATATCTGTGAGTTTAGTGGGCTTGCTTAATATCTCAGCGGGTACCGACAACTTCCCGATATCGTGGATGGTGCCTGCCATCCTGATGTTTCCAATCGTATCATTTGAAAGATCCATCTCCTGTGCAATACTGCGGGCAAGGCTTGACACCCTTTTCTGGTGGCCTGCGGTATAAGGATCCCTGGTTTCCAACATCAGTGATATGACCTGAATGGTACCGACTAAGCTCTTTCTCAGCCTCTCTTCTACCTGTTTGCGCTCGGTGATCTCCTCAACAGTCCCCTCGAAGTGGAGCACCTTGCCTGTCGCATCCTTCACGACATGGGAGTTGGTTGATGTCCATATGATGCTCCCGTCTTTCCGGTATACCTGCGCCTCAAAGCCATTGACCCTTCCCTTTCCTTCAAGGATTTCCCGATACCTCTTCCTGTCTTCAGGGTTTAAGTAGAGTTGTTCACCAACATTGGTAATGCTCGCCACCATCTCTTCCGGAGATGAGAATCCGTGGATATGTGCCATCGCAGGGTTTACACTGATAAAATGTCCTTCAGGTGTTGTCTGGAAGATACCCTCGGTAATATTTTCAAAGATGGAGCGGTATTTCTCTTCGCTTTCCATCAACTTCTCCTCAGAGGCAAGGAGCGCAAAGGCTTGCTGCAACACGACACGCTTCCGCATAAACACCATTGCGAAACCCATGAGCAGATAGAGGATGAAAGCGGTAATAGCCGTATGAATAAAATTGGAGGAAAGCGAAACGAGTGTCGCGCCCTTCTCTTTTTCAACCACAACAATCCACATAAATGCCTTCACAAGGGCACTCGCGGTGATCACGTCGCCTGAAAATGAAAAGGGATATTTTACTACATCTTTTTCATGAGACAACCTGTTGCTGCAGATAATATTCCCCATCTGGTCTATGATGGTAATCTTTGTCGCTTCATCAGGTATAAGCGGCTGTATATCATTCACAAGAACATCCGTGCGGAGAGCAACGGACAGTATACCAACTGTGTTCTCTTTCTCATCAAAAACAGGGACTGAAAAGACAATGGCAGTGCCTTTTTTGCCGGCAGTTAATTGAAAAACACCCGACACGTAGGGTTGCCATCTGTTACTTACGCCCTTGTACCAGTCACGATACGAAAGGTCTTTATTGATCGTCCCGGGGAAATAGGGATAATTGACCCAGAGGACACCGTTAAGATCTGTTATGAAGATCAAGTCGATTTTAGGGTTGTTCTTTTTTATGTCGGCAAGATGTGTTGTTGCGGCCTCGAAACCCTTCTTTCTCACTGCATCAATGAATGAATGTCTTGTTGCGTATGACTGGAGTACCCCGATCATCGATTTGTCATACTCCTCCATCATATGCGCAATATGATTCGCAATAGTGTTGTTTAATTTGCCCGTATCCCTTATTGCATCCATAACGTGGACATATTCAATATTAAAAGCCATGGCGAATATGGTGACAAAAAGCAGTAACTGGATCAAGAAAAACAGCCTTGGTTTTTTGATCCAGTTCATCAAGTGTCTGGAGAGATCGATCATATTGCTAAGTCCTCATTTTTAAGTAATCTTTTCAATAAGGGCTTTAGTTCTTTATGGATTAACTGCTTTAAAAGATAGTACGAGGCCCCTGCCGATTCCGCATCTCTGCGCAGTTTTATATCGTCAAACCCGGTCAGCATGACAACCCTGGCAGATGGCAAAAAACTCTTAATATGTTTTGTTGCCTCAATACCGTCCATCCCGGGCATGCTGATATCCATAAAGATTACATCCGGCTCAGTTGCCCGTGCGAGAGCGATACTCTCTTCACCGTTTGACGCCTGCAGCACCTCACAATCAGGGAACAGTATGTCTAATAATGCCATGAGTAACGACCGTATTGGTTCATTGTCATCGACGATCATAATTTTTGCCATTCATATCCCCTTTATGCGATAGTCCGCAATACCGATCTAAAAGAAATCCTGGTGCTGTGCCTTATGTACAACGATCTATTCAAACTTAAATCCCTTCTCCCTGAATAGCCGTACACAAGCATCAACGGCACCGGGATCATAGAGAATACCCTTGTTCTTTACTATTTCTTCAAGGGCAAGATCTATCCCAAGGCTCGGACGGTAGGGACGGTGGGAGGCCATGGCTTCAACAACATCAGCAACAGTTAATATCTTTGCCTCAAGGAAGATCTGCCCATTCCTGAGGCCCTGGGGATAGCCGGAGCCATCGATCTTTTCATGATGCTGACGCACAAAGGCAGCAACAGGCCAGGGGAACTCTACATCCTTAAGTATGTCATATCCCGCCTCTACGTGCGTCTTGACAAGCTCGAACTCTATTTCAGAGAGCTTACCCGGTTTACTCAGGATCTCTGCCGGGACATATAATTTGCCGATGTCATGAATGAGACCTGCCATCCTTAAACCCTCAATCTCGTGTTCAGTGAGGTTCAATGCTTTGCCTATCGCAAATGCAAGATCGGTGACCCTCCTCTGATGGCCTGCCGTATAGGGGTCACGAACCTCGACGGCATGCGCCATAACGCTTATCGTTCCCCCCATCGCCCTTTCCAGTTTACCCATACTCTGCTTGAGAGCATCTTCTGCCTTTATCAGTCCCGTGATGTCGTTGCACGCCACAAGACACTGACCTGATGCCATTTGTACAGGTCTGAACTTGACAACCTTTCTTGACCCATCTTTGCACGTTACTTCAAAAGTTTCCGAGATTTGCTCCCCTGCCTTTAATTTCTCTATATCTGCTTTCCATGCAGAAGCCACGGAGTGCCTGTATGCAGGATCAGGATACACCTTCTGAGACCAGGTTTTGCCGTTGGGAACATCATAGGGTGTATAACCGAACATCTCTTCAAATGCAGCGTTGAAGTACTGAAAGTCTCCATCCTGACCGATCATAATCATTCCGAAGGGTGCGTTGTCAACGAGGGATAGGAATTTCTGCCTTTCCGTAATGATCCTTTCTTCGGCCTTTTTCCGTTCTGTTATATCTTCGATGGTACCTTCGTAGTATAGGATCTCCCCATCTTTGTTACTGATTTTCCGTGCATTCATTGAAACCCAGAAGGTGGCTTCGTCCTTCCGACGCAGTTCCGCCTCAAAATTGTTTACCACGTTTTTTTCATGCAAGAGGCTCCTGAATAGATCTCTCTCTTCCGGCCTGACGTAGAGTTCTTCTTTTATAGATTTAACTGTGGCAATCAACTCTTCCGGTGTGTCATATCCATACATCCGGGCAAGGGCGGGGTTGGCTGTGATGAAAAGGCCCTCAGGCGTGGTCTGGAAGATACCTTCTACGGAGTTCTCGAAGATGCTGCGATACTTCTCCTCTGCCTGACGTATCTTGTCGTATAACCAGGAGCTCTCCAACACGGGCGCAACAATAC includes:
- a CDS encoding PAS domain S-box protein; this translates as MIDLSRHLMNWIKKPRLFFLIQLLLFVTIFAMAFNIEYVHVMDAIRDTGKLNNTIANHIAHMMEEYDKSMIGVLQSYATRHSFIDAVRKKGFEAATTHLADIKKNNPKIDLIFITDLNGVLWVNYPYFPGTINKDLSYRDWYKGVSNRWQPYVSGVFQLTAGKKGTAIVFSVPVFDEKENTVGILSVALRTDVLVNDIQPLIPDEATKITIIDQMGNIICSNRLSHEKDVVKYPFSFSGDVITASALVKAFMWIVVVEKEKGATLVSLSSNFIHTAITAFILYLLMGFAMVFMRKRVVLQQAFALLASEEKLMESEEKYRSIFENITEGIFQTTPEGHFISVNPAMAHIHGFSSPEEMVASITNVGEQLYLNPEDRKRYREILEGKGRVNGFEAQVYRKDGSIIWTSTNSHVVKDATGKVLHFEGTVEEITERKQVEERLRKSLVGTIQVISLMLETRDPYTAGHQKRVSSLARSIAQEMDLSNDTIGNIRMAGTIHDIGKLSVPAEILSKPTKLTDIEYSLIKVHPQTGYDILKDVELPSPIAKIVLQHHERLDGSGYPQGLKGEEIILEARIIAVADVVEAIASNRPYRPARGIDAALDEIRKNRGVLYDNAAVGACIKVFKEKGFSFE
- a CDS encoding response regulator transcription factor — its product is MAKIMIVDDNEPIRSLLMALLDILFPDCEVLQASNGEESIALARATEPDVIFMDISMPGMDGIEATKHIKSFLPSARVVMLTGFDDIKLRRDAESAGASYYLLKQLIHKELKPLLKRLLKNEDLAI
- a CDS encoding PAS domain S-box protein, with the protein product MAEKTSKFNLGSILIVDDEQELMTVLCETLTGKGYETTGFTSGEKALEVLKHKDFDVLLTDLMMPGMDGITLFKSALGIDRNIISIIMTGQGTVQTAVEAMQSGAFDYILKPFRINLLLPLITRAMEVRRLKLENIQLQETVAVHELATLVAFPFDIRTILNKLLDAALQQCQADEASIMLTAEDDKSELYIAIAKGKHLEQFIGTRVPMDDSIAGWVARNHQLVTLNGKVEDARFKPVNPRKDINSAVSMPIIAGGNLLGVLNVNTTQSRRAFTLGQIKGLSILISIVAPVLESSWLYDKIRQAEEKYRSIFENSVEGIFQTTPEGLFITANPALARMYGYDTPEELIATVKSIKEELYVRPEERDLFRSLLHEKNVVNNFEAELRRKDEATFWVSMNARKISNKDGEILYYEGTIEDITERKKAEERIITERQKFLSLVDNAPFGMIMIGQDGDFQYFNAAFEEMFGYTPYDVPNGKTWSQKVYPDPAYRHSVASAWKADIEKLKAGEQISETFEVTCKDGSRKVVKFRPVQMASGQCLVACNDITGLIKAEDALKQSMGKLERAMGGTISVMAHAVEVRDPYTAGHQRRVTDLAFAIGKALNLTEHEIEGLRMAGLIHDIGKLYVPAEILSKPGKLSEIEFELVKTHVEAGYDILKDVEFPWPVAAFVRQHHEKIDGSGYPQGLRNGQIFLEAKILTVADVVEAMASHRPYRPSLGIDLALEEIVKNKGILYDPGAVDACVRLFREKGFKFE